In Solanum pennellii chromosome 3, SPENNV200, a single window of DNA contains:
- the LOC107012944 gene encoding 7-deoxyloganetic acid glucosyltransferase-like, producing the protein MAVPHVLIFPLPLQGPVNCMLKLAELLCLHQEIHITFINTEYIHQRLMNYTDVVVRFAKYPNFKFVTVPDGLPEDNPRIGDQIRKIIEGVEKVSSPLFKEMVMTTNSAPTCLIVDGIFTFALPIAKEAKIPLLYFDTISPCSLWTYLALPKLIEDGEIPFKGNDLDVLVNGMPGMEGVMRRRDLPSFCRTPDVDIPIIKLVIKEGKHIVQAQGLIFNTFEALEGPILSQFRALCPNIYAIGPLHTQMKAKLSSQRLPNTPTSNSIWKEDMSCIDWLDKQPNKSVLFVSIGSLATMSKAQFFEFWYGLVNSNTRFLWVQRPGSIIGLEDDNNNVPMELVESTKERGCIISWAPQEEVLAHPSIGAFLTHTGWNSTLESIVEGVPMICWPYFVDQQVNSRYIGEVWKLGLDMKDVCDRITIERMVREVMDVKKIEFLERAKYMSDLAIASVGEGGSSYQDLDRLIEDIRLMRI; encoded by the exons ATGGCAGTTCCTCACGTACTTATTTTTCCGTTGCCTCTTCAAGGTCCTGTAAATTGCATGCTAAAACTAGCTGAACTCTTATGCCTTCACCAAGAAATTCATATCACTTTCATCAACACTGAATATATCCATCAACGCCTGATGAATTATACGGACGTTGTAGTCCGTTTTGCGAAATATCCCAACTTCAAATTTGTGACAGTTCCAGATGGACTTCCAGAAGATAATCCAAGAATTGGAGACCAAATAAGGAAGATTATTGAAGGTGTAGAGAAAGTGAGTAGCCCACTTTTCAAAGAGATGGTTATGACTACTAATTCTGCTCCAACTTGTCTCATAGTTGATGGTATATTTACATTTGCTCTTCCTATAGCAAAAGAGGCTAAAATCCCACTTCTTTATTTTGATACTATAAGTCCTTGTTCTCTCTGGACTTATTTGGCTCTTCCAAAACTTATTGAAGATGGAGAAATTCCTTTCAAAG GAAATGACTTGGATGTATTAGTAAATGGTATGCCAGGAATGGAAGGTGTGATGAGGCGCCGAGATCTTCCTAGTTTCTGCCGAACACCTGACGTTGATATCCCAATTATCAAACTTGTAATCAAGGAGGGCAAACACATTGTACAAGCCCAAGGTCTAATATTCAACACATTTGAAGCCCTTGAAGGGCCTATTCTCTCACAATTTCGAGCTCTATGTCCAAATATCTATGCCATTGGGCCTCTTCACACTCAAATGAAGGCAAAATTATCTTCCCAACGTTTGCCAAACACACCAACATCCAACAGCATATGGAAAGAGGATATGAGTTGTATAGATTGGCTCGACAAACAACCCAATAAATCAGTTCTATTTGTCAGCATTGGAAGCCTTGCCACAATGAGCAAGGCACAATTCTTCGAATTTTGGTATGGTTTGGTCAATAGTAACACTCGGTTCTTGTGGGTCCAAAGGCCCGGTTCAATTATTGGACTTGAAGACGACAACAATAATGTTCCTATGGAATTGGTGGAAAGTACAAAAGAGAGGGGGTGTATTATTAGTTGGGCTCCACAAGAAGAAGTGCTAGCTCACCCATCAATTGGTGCGTTTTTAACGCATACTGGGTGGAATTCAACTTTGGAAAGTATAGTAGAAGGAGTGCCAATGATTTGTTGGCCCTATTTTGTTGATCAACAAGTAAATAGTAGGTATATTGGGGAGGTGTGGAAGCTTGGACTAGACATGAAAGATGTATGTGATAGAATCACAATTGAGAGGATGGTGAGAGAAGTGATGGATGtgaagaaaattgaatttttggaGAGGGCAAAATATATGAGCGACTTGGCAATAGCAAGCGTTGGTGAAGGTGGCTCTTCATACCAAGATTTGGACCGATTAATTGAGGATATTAGGCTGATGAGGATATAA